One genomic segment of Clavelina lepadiformis chromosome 3, kaClaLepa1.1, whole genome shotgun sequence includes these proteins:
- the LOC143448205 gene encoding fibronectin type-III domain-containing protein 3a-like isoform X1 codes for MVFLPPETAAHQPSQPPDLYYRNNAKFVGTHNRMSEQRLEHPYNFQPTQNMILMQVNPGETFTIQTEDGNVKNITGPAQVPMVSPTGAIPPIYVPPGYVSHVIEENGVRRVIVIPSSALGLDGPTGFINPHSMHVNMQPVHPGVFAPTIIQNCRPEFFQLPPRSPVYVTEDVHLPDISEPSHSHDQLPEMHPNGSYSTSAHSNDQHSKDSNEEASTNTLLATVASSGSCSVTASPSSSCTSSPGGNYEPGLLISANEHQAQKCSACVMPDVVPQTNFANSHLMAVPNFPTAFSTHQFPETFAPVPGSTVAQDDEQLKHDHFHSEANNATATSTQIYQTMTELLAATRKPEVLDIKPKSARVVWSQLPIHQVTSEVKQKLNEAAILFDLRLCNHRKDTGKFQSVYKGLEHKHVLHDLRPASDYSVKLYAIYNKQEGESSEVTSFRTPSCPPEAPQAPKSTNRTKNSILLKWTAPLDNGEKISKYHLEWDEGNLGSPFQPLFSNSQRQFKAVKLMPSHSYTFRLAAENKMGKSPWSPSVSFPTSGTVPGAPDAPRLTKAMVKSLTLAWAKPAGEVTGYTLEMNDESTGYGFRPEYDGVELKYVVKNLVRSTHYKFRLSAYNKEGKSKWSEVASYVTCPDKPQSPGKPHVKGGIHARFFRLIWDAPKDNGGSQISEYVMEMSKDKGRPMEVIYNGPDQECSVEELEPGHSYRLRVFCRTSGGTSMPSDVAMVTTPPVIPGQCDTPMLAFRPKSTCITIKWDPPSYAGGTTITCYEASCIPTAYVDTVEHSIAYKGPELSCVVGSLRPGTEYSFAVRAENKVGIGPWSNTLAVVTSPGSPDKPAIPDATVLSPTSVHLQWNAPESNGADITNYKLMWGGAQSSMLACLTGPVLVHPLQTLSPNTVYYYSLQAVNSIGHSPISEVGSVCTPPSAPDRVTGLRHAAVTDEGDSDVDLTRFMTTATSTAIEWNAPCDNGSEITSYKIHIMECSSRKLGSDSEDNLIESEGSGTYYRATNLSPDTDYSIKVCAVNNIGCGGFGSSLRLHTKPLPPDAPKLTCVQTATNSLKLKWGNGQSSVNSTQYLLQMHDKNGRFITIYRGSNFVHRVQKLNENTAYRFRINASNAVGAGHFSPTFSFATPPQIPPTAEAPVVSLVKATYCEVSWPRIEPIRGDSIQYRVCLEPTNPAVQPVDRTCEGACYTIEPLQPSTEYRFRVAAVRITSSLRDHHHDDSSSSEAGDDYNALQGPFSNSVSFVTPDGEPGEEGTVAEPRFIPRSEPVRLSEPEPVKTEKNTPVLVKPVAQTTSSPDAEQESLSDDKKAAIWLALYLLSAIIIAFALQFFYVK; via the exons ATGGTGTTTCTGCCACCTGAAACGGCAGCTCACCAACCCTCTCAACCGCCCGACCTGTACTATAGAAATAATGCAAAGTTTGTTGGCACTCACAACCGCATGTCTGAGCAAAGACTTGAACATCCCTACAATTTTCAGCCCACCCAG AACATGATATTAATGCAAGTAAACCCTGGGGAGACTTTTACAATACAGACTGAGGATGGAAATGTAAAGAATATAACAg GTCCTGCCCAGGTGCCAATGGTTTCACCAACGGGTGCAATCCCACCGATTTATGTCCCACCTGGGTATGTTTCTCATGTAATTGAGGAAAACGGTGTTCGTAGAGTTATTGTAATTCCAAGCAGTGCCCTTGGTTTGGATGGACCAACAGGGTTCATTAACCCCCATTCCATGCATGTCAACATGCAGCCTGTTCATCCTGGTGTTTTTGCTCCAACa ATAATCCAAAACTGCCGACCCGAATTTTTCCAGTTACCTCCCCGCTCACCAGTGTATGTTACTGAAGATGTTCATCTACCAG ATATTTCTGAGCCATCACACTCTCATGATCAACTTCCTGAAATGCATCCAAATGGTTCCTATTCAACCAGTGCTCACTCTAATGACCAACATTCCAAGGACTCCAATGAGGAAGCGTCAACAAACACCTTGTTGGCAACTGTAGCTTCTTCAGGATCGTGTTCTGTAACTGCTTCCCCATCGTCCTCCTGCACGTCATCACCTGGAGGAAATTACGAACCTGGTTTGCTCATAAGTGCCAACGAACATCAAGCTCAGAAATGTTCAGCATGTGTAATGCCAGACGTGGTCCCTCAAACTAACTTCGCGAACAGTCATCTCATGGCTGTGCCAAACTTTCCCACTGCCTTTTCCACACATCAGTTTCCAGAAACTTTTGCGCCTGTTCCTGGTTCAACCGTTGCACAAGACGatgaacaattaaaacatGATCATTTTCATTCAGAAGCAAACAATGCCACTGCCACATCAA cGCAAATCTACCAGACCATGACTGAGCTGTTGGCAGCGACAAGGAAACCAGAG GTTCTTGACATTAAGCCAAAGTCGGCCAGAGTTGTGTGGAGTCAGTTACCCATTCACCAAGTAACCTCTGaagttaaacaaaagttaaacgaAGCTGCGATTTTATTTGATCTTCGTCTCTGCAACCACAGAAAAGATACTGGAAAATTCCAATCTGTTTACAA GGGACTTGAACATAAGCATGTTTTACACGATTTACGTCCAGCGTCAGATTACAGCGTCAA ACTTTATGCCATTTACAACAAGCAAGAAGGCGAAAGCTCTGAAGTAACGTCGTTCAGGACACCAAGCTGTCCGCCTGAAGCACCTCAAGCTCCAAAATCAACAAATCGTACAAAAAATTCCATTCTGCTAAAATGGACG GCTCCATTGGATAATGGAGAGAAAATAAGCAAGTACCATTTGGAATGGGACGAAGGAAACCTCGGAAGCCCATTTCAACCATTATTTAGTAACTCTCAAAGGCAGTTTAAAGCAGTGAAGCTAATGCCATCTCACAGCTATACATTTAGGCTTGCCGCAGAAAACAAGATGGGCAAAAG CCCATGGAGCCCCTCCGTAAGTTTTCCAACGTCCGGGACTGTCCCCGGTGCGCCGGACGCCCCGAGATTAACCAAGGCTATGGTGAAAAGTCTGACATTAGCTTGGGCGAAACCTGCCGGCGAGGTTACCGGCTACACTCTGGAAATGAATGACGAATCCACCGGTTACGGCTTCCGTCCCGAATATGACGGAGTCGAGCTGAAATACGTTGTCAAAAACTTGGTCCGGAGCACGCATTATAAGTTCAGG TTATCCGCCTACAACAAGGAAGGCAAAAGCAAGTGGAGCGAAGTTGCATCTTACGTCACATGCCCCGACAAGCCCCAATCGCCAGGCAAGCCCCATGTCAAGGGGGGTATTCATGCCCGCTTCTTCCGACTAATTTGGG ACGCGCCCAAGGATAATGGCGGTTCCCAAATCAGTGAATACGTCATGGAAATGTCGAAGGACAAAGGCCGACCGATGGAGGTGATCTACAACGGGCCGGACCAGGAATGCTCGGTGGAAGAACTCGAACCAG GTCATTCCTATCGGTTACGTGTATTTTGCCGTACATCTGGCGGCACCAGCATGCCTTCGGACGTTGCCATGGTTACAACGCCTCCTGTTATACCGGGCCAGTGTGACACCCCCATGCTCGCATTCCGACCCAAGTCCACCTGTATAACTATTAAATGGG ACCCTCCAAGCTACGCAGGAGGTACGACGATAACTTGCTACGAAGCGAGTTGTATCCCCACCGCCTATGTAGACACGGTCGAGCATTCCATCGCCTACAAAGGACCTGAGCTGAGTTGCGTGGTCGGGAGTCTGCGACCAGGAACAGAGTATTCGTTCGCCGTTCGTGCCGAGAACAAAGTCGGC ATCGGTCCGTGGTCCAATACTTTAGCCGTTGTCACCAGCCCTGGTTCTCCGGACAAGCCAGCTATTCCGGACGCAACCGTGCTGAGTCCCACATCCGTCCACCTGCAGTGGAAC GCGCCAGAAAGCAACGGGGCCGACATCACTAATTATAAGCTGATGTGGGGCGGAGCGCAAAGTTCGATGCTGGCCTGCTTGACAGGGCCAGTGCTGGTCCACCCTCTTCAAACGTTGTCCCCGAACACCGTCTACTATTACAGCCTGCAG GCGGTCAATAGCATTGGACACAGTCCCATCTCCGAGGTCGGTAGCGTCTGCACTCCCCCGTCCGCGCCTGACCGCGTCACAGGACTCCGCCATGCCGCCGTCACTGACGAGGGCGACAGTGACGTCGACTTGACGCGTTTTATGACAACTGCGACGTCGACGGCGATAGAGTGGAACGCACCGTGCGATAACGGATCCGAGATCACTTCATACAAGATCCATATCATGGAGTGCTCCTCCAGGAAGCTAGGGTCGGACAGTGAGGACAATCTCATTGAATCGGAAGGCTCCGGCACTTACTACCGCGCCACTAACCTCAGTCCTGATACCGATTACAG CATTAAGGTGTGCGCGGTGAACAATATCGGATGCGGAGGATTTGGCTCCTCTCTTCGTCTTCATACCAAACCTCTTCCGCCAGACGCGCCGAAGCTTACTTGCGTCCAGACGGCCACAAACAGCCTCAAACTGAAATGGGGAAACGGGCAAAGTTCGGTGAACAGCACACAGTATCTTCTACAGATGCACGATAAAAACGGGAG GTTTATTACCATTTACCGCGGCTCAAACTTCGTTCATCGTGTCCAAAAACTCAACGAAAACACAGCATACCGCTTTCGTATTAACGCGAGCAACGCTGTGGGTGCAGGCCATTTCTCCCCTACATTTTCATTCGCTACTCCTCCGCAGATACCGCCCACGGCAGAAG CCCCTGTAGTCAGTCTGGTTAAAGCCACCTACTGCGAAGTGTCTTGGCCGAGAATCGAACCCATAAGAGGAGATTCAATTCAGTACCGAGTTTGCCTGGAGCCAACCAACCCAGCCGTCCAACCCGTA GACCGTACCTGTGAGGGAGCTTGTTACACGATAGAACCTCTTCAGCCCAGCACTGAATATCGGTTTAGAGTCGCTGCAGTCCGTATTACGTCATCGTTACGTGATCATCACCATGACGACAGCTCGTCGTCAGAGGCCGGCGACGACTACAACGCATTGCAAGGTCCTTTCAGTAATTCTGTGTCGTTCGTAACCCCAGACGGTGAACCCGGTGAGGAAGGAACCGTCGCCGAACCTCGGTTTATACCGAGATCGGAACCGGTGCGTCTAAGCGAACCGGAACCGGTGAAGACAGAGAAAAACACACCGGTTCTCGTGAAGCCGGTAGCGCAAACGACTAGCAGCCCTGATGCAGAGCAGGAGAGTCTTTCGGACGACAAGAAAGCGGCCATTTGGCTTGCGCTCTACCTTTTAAGTGCAATAATAATCGCATTCGCTTTGCAGTTTTTCTATGTCAAGTGA
- the LOC143448205 gene encoding fibronectin type-III domain-containing protein 3a-like isoform X2, which translates to MPVPTMENSDLPGQVTPGINENSIAAIASSNYQARDGGALPENMILMQVNPGETFTIQTEDGNVKNITGPAQVPMVSPTGAIPPIYVPPGYVSHVIEENGVRRVIVIPSSALGLDGPTGFINPHSMHVNMQPVHPGVFAPTIIQNCRPEFFQLPPRSPVYVTEDVHLPDISEPSHSHDQLPEMHPNGSYSTSAHSNDQHSKDSNEEASTNTLLATVASSGSCSVTASPSSSCTSSPGGNYEPGLLISANEHQAQKCSACVMPDVVPQTNFANSHLMAVPNFPTAFSTHQFPETFAPVPGSTVAQDDEQLKHDHFHSEANNATATSTQIYQTMTELLAATRKPEVLDIKPKSARVVWSQLPIHQVTSEVKQKLNEAAILFDLRLCNHRKDTGKFQSVYKGLEHKHVLHDLRPASDYSVKLYAIYNKQEGESSEVTSFRTPSCPPEAPQAPKSTNRTKNSILLKWTAPLDNGEKISKYHLEWDEGNLGSPFQPLFSNSQRQFKAVKLMPSHSYTFRLAAENKMGKSPWSPSVSFPTSGTVPGAPDAPRLTKAMVKSLTLAWAKPAGEVTGYTLEMNDESTGYGFRPEYDGVELKYVVKNLVRSTHYKFRLSAYNKEGKSKWSEVASYVTCPDKPQSPGKPHVKGGIHARFFRLIWDAPKDNGGSQISEYVMEMSKDKGRPMEVIYNGPDQECSVEELEPGHSYRLRVFCRTSGGTSMPSDVAMVTTPPVIPGQCDTPMLAFRPKSTCITIKWDPPSYAGGTTITCYEASCIPTAYVDTVEHSIAYKGPELSCVVGSLRPGTEYSFAVRAENKVGIGPWSNTLAVVTSPGSPDKPAIPDATVLSPTSVHLQWNAPESNGADITNYKLMWGGAQSSMLACLTGPVLVHPLQTLSPNTVYYYSLQAVNSIGHSPISEVGSVCTPPSAPDRVTGLRHAAVTDEGDSDVDLTRFMTTATSTAIEWNAPCDNGSEITSYKIHIMECSSRKLGSDSEDNLIESEGSGTYYRATNLSPDTDYSIKVCAVNNIGCGGFGSSLRLHTKPLPPDAPKLTCVQTATNSLKLKWGNGQSSVNSTQYLLQMHDKNGRFITIYRGSNFVHRVQKLNENTAYRFRINASNAVGAGHFSPTFSFATPPQIPPTAEAPVVSLVKATYCEVSWPRIEPIRGDSIQYRVCLEPTNPAVQPVDRTCEGACYTIEPLQPSTEYRFRVAAVRITSSLRDHHHDDSSSSEAGDDYNALQGPFSNSVSFVTPDGEPGEEGTVAEPRFIPRSEPVRLSEPEPVKTEKNTPVLVKPVAQTTSSPDAEQESLSDDKKAAIWLALYLLSAIIIAFALQFFYVK; encoded by the exons AACATGATATTAATGCAAGTAAACCCTGGGGAGACTTTTACAATACAGACTGAGGATGGAAATGTAAAGAATATAACAg GTCCTGCCCAGGTGCCAATGGTTTCACCAACGGGTGCAATCCCACCGATTTATGTCCCACCTGGGTATGTTTCTCATGTAATTGAGGAAAACGGTGTTCGTAGAGTTATTGTAATTCCAAGCAGTGCCCTTGGTTTGGATGGACCAACAGGGTTCATTAACCCCCATTCCATGCATGTCAACATGCAGCCTGTTCATCCTGGTGTTTTTGCTCCAACa ATAATCCAAAACTGCCGACCCGAATTTTTCCAGTTACCTCCCCGCTCACCAGTGTATGTTACTGAAGATGTTCATCTACCAG ATATTTCTGAGCCATCACACTCTCATGATCAACTTCCTGAAATGCATCCAAATGGTTCCTATTCAACCAGTGCTCACTCTAATGACCAACATTCCAAGGACTCCAATGAGGAAGCGTCAACAAACACCTTGTTGGCAACTGTAGCTTCTTCAGGATCGTGTTCTGTAACTGCTTCCCCATCGTCCTCCTGCACGTCATCACCTGGAGGAAATTACGAACCTGGTTTGCTCATAAGTGCCAACGAACATCAAGCTCAGAAATGTTCAGCATGTGTAATGCCAGACGTGGTCCCTCAAACTAACTTCGCGAACAGTCATCTCATGGCTGTGCCAAACTTTCCCACTGCCTTTTCCACACATCAGTTTCCAGAAACTTTTGCGCCTGTTCCTGGTTCAACCGTTGCACAAGACGatgaacaattaaaacatGATCATTTTCATTCAGAAGCAAACAATGCCACTGCCACATCAA cGCAAATCTACCAGACCATGACTGAGCTGTTGGCAGCGACAAGGAAACCAGAG GTTCTTGACATTAAGCCAAAGTCGGCCAGAGTTGTGTGGAGTCAGTTACCCATTCACCAAGTAACCTCTGaagttaaacaaaagttaaacgaAGCTGCGATTTTATTTGATCTTCGTCTCTGCAACCACAGAAAAGATACTGGAAAATTCCAATCTGTTTACAA GGGACTTGAACATAAGCATGTTTTACACGATTTACGTCCAGCGTCAGATTACAGCGTCAA ACTTTATGCCATTTACAACAAGCAAGAAGGCGAAAGCTCTGAAGTAACGTCGTTCAGGACACCAAGCTGTCCGCCTGAAGCACCTCAAGCTCCAAAATCAACAAATCGTACAAAAAATTCCATTCTGCTAAAATGGACG GCTCCATTGGATAATGGAGAGAAAATAAGCAAGTACCATTTGGAATGGGACGAAGGAAACCTCGGAAGCCCATTTCAACCATTATTTAGTAACTCTCAAAGGCAGTTTAAAGCAGTGAAGCTAATGCCATCTCACAGCTATACATTTAGGCTTGCCGCAGAAAACAAGATGGGCAAAAG CCCATGGAGCCCCTCCGTAAGTTTTCCAACGTCCGGGACTGTCCCCGGTGCGCCGGACGCCCCGAGATTAACCAAGGCTATGGTGAAAAGTCTGACATTAGCTTGGGCGAAACCTGCCGGCGAGGTTACCGGCTACACTCTGGAAATGAATGACGAATCCACCGGTTACGGCTTCCGTCCCGAATATGACGGAGTCGAGCTGAAATACGTTGTCAAAAACTTGGTCCGGAGCACGCATTATAAGTTCAGG TTATCCGCCTACAACAAGGAAGGCAAAAGCAAGTGGAGCGAAGTTGCATCTTACGTCACATGCCCCGACAAGCCCCAATCGCCAGGCAAGCCCCATGTCAAGGGGGGTATTCATGCCCGCTTCTTCCGACTAATTTGGG ACGCGCCCAAGGATAATGGCGGTTCCCAAATCAGTGAATACGTCATGGAAATGTCGAAGGACAAAGGCCGACCGATGGAGGTGATCTACAACGGGCCGGACCAGGAATGCTCGGTGGAAGAACTCGAACCAG GTCATTCCTATCGGTTACGTGTATTTTGCCGTACATCTGGCGGCACCAGCATGCCTTCGGACGTTGCCATGGTTACAACGCCTCCTGTTATACCGGGCCAGTGTGACACCCCCATGCTCGCATTCCGACCCAAGTCCACCTGTATAACTATTAAATGGG ACCCTCCAAGCTACGCAGGAGGTACGACGATAACTTGCTACGAAGCGAGTTGTATCCCCACCGCCTATGTAGACACGGTCGAGCATTCCATCGCCTACAAAGGACCTGAGCTGAGTTGCGTGGTCGGGAGTCTGCGACCAGGAACAGAGTATTCGTTCGCCGTTCGTGCCGAGAACAAAGTCGGC ATCGGTCCGTGGTCCAATACTTTAGCCGTTGTCACCAGCCCTGGTTCTCCGGACAAGCCAGCTATTCCGGACGCAACCGTGCTGAGTCCCACATCCGTCCACCTGCAGTGGAAC GCGCCAGAAAGCAACGGGGCCGACATCACTAATTATAAGCTGATGTGGGGCGGAGCGCAAAGTTCGATGCTGGCCTGCTTGACAGGGCCAGTGCTGGTCCACCCTCTTCAAACGTTGTCCCCGAACACCGTCTACTATTACAGCCTGCAG GCGGTCAATAGCATTGGACACAGTCCCATCTCCGAGGTCGGTAGCGTCTGCACTCCCCCGTCCGCGCCTGACCGCGTCACAGGACTCCGCCATGCCGCCGTCACTGACGAGGGCGACAGTGACGTCGACTTGACGCGTTTTATGACAACTGCGACGTCGACGGCGATAGAGTGGAACGCACCGTGCGATAACGGATCCGAGATCACTTCATACAAGATCCATATCATGGAGTGCTCCTCCAGGAAGCTAGGGTCGGACAGTGAGGACAATCTCATTGAATCGGAAGGCTCCGGCACTTACTACCGCGCCACTAACCTCAGTCCTGATACCGATTACAG CATTAAGGTGTGCGCGGTGAACAATATCGGATGCGGAGGATTTGGCTCCTCTCTTCGTCTTCATACCAAACCTCTTCCGCCAGACGCGCCGAAGCTTACTTGCGTCCAGACGGCCACAAACAGCCTCAAACTGAAATGGGGAAACGGGCAAAGTTCGGTGAACAGCACACAGTATCTTCTACAGATGCACGATAAAAACGGGAG GTTTATTACCATTTACCGCGGCTCAAACTTCGTTCATCGTGTCCAAAAACTCAACGAAAACACAGCATACCGCTTTCGTATTAACGCGAGCAACGCTGTGGGTGCAGGCCATTTCTCCCCTACATTTTCATTCGCTACTCCTCCGCAGATACCGCCCACGGCAGAAG CCCCTGTAGTCAGTCTGGTTAAAGCCACCTACTGCGAAGTGTCTTGGCCGAGAATCGAACCCATAAGAGGAGATTCAATTCAGTACCGAGTTTGCCTGGAGCCAACCAACCCAGCCGTCCAACCCGTA GACCGTACCTGTGAGGGAGCTTGTTACACGATAGAACCTCTTCAGCCCAGCACTGAATATCGGTTTAGAGTCGCTGCAGTCCGTATTACGTCATCGTTACGTGATCATCACCATGACGACAGCTCGTCGTCAGAGGCCGGCGACGACTACAACGCATTGCAAGGTCCTTTCAGTAATTCTGTGTCGTTCGTAACCCCAGACGGTGAACCCGGTGAGGAAGGAACCGTCGCCGAACCTCGGTTTATACCGAGATCGGAACCGGTGCGTCTAAGCGAACCGGAACCGGTGAAGACAGAGAAAAACACACCGGTTCTCGTGAAGCCGGTAGCGCAAACGACTAGCAGCCCTGATGCAGAGCAGGAGAGTCTTTCGGACGACAAGAAAGCGGCCATTTGGCTTGCGCTCTACCTTTTAAGTGCAATAATAATCGCATTCGCTTTGCAGTTTTTCTATGTCAAGTGA